The Coriobacteriia bacterium nucleotide sequence ACCGTCCCTTCGGCGCTCGCCGACGAGGGCCTGAAACCACTCACACACCGCGGGCTGCCGTTCAACGACGGCGCGGTCTCGTTCGGACAGGCGGTCGTTGCAAGCGCGAGACTGCATAAGCTATAAACGGCCCTGTAACTCGCGAACGACAAGGAGGCCCCTCCGATGTGCCTCGCCATCCCCGCCAAGGTGACCTCGACCGCCGAGAACAACACGGCCGCCGTCGACATCATGGGGGTGACCCGTCACGTGAGTCTCGATCTCGTCCCCGACGCTCAGGTCGGCGATTTCGTACTCGTCCACGCCGGTTTCGCTATCCAGGTGGTCGACGAGGAGTTCGCCGAGGAGACCCTCCAGCTCCTGCGCGACCTGGACATCCTCGAAGCCGAGGCGTGACGGCATGGACATCCTGAAGGGCTTCCGGGACCCCGCCGTCGCACGGGGTCTGGTCGAGGCCATCCGCTCCGTCGCCACCG carries:
- a CDS encoding HypC/HybG/HupF family hydrogenase formation chaperone is translated as MCLAIPAKVTSTAENNTAAVDIMGVTRHVSLDLVPDAQVGDFVLVHAGFAIQVVDEEFAEETLQLLRDLDILEAEA